The following DNA comes from Quercus robur chromosome 1, dhQueRobu3.1, whole genome shotgun sequence.
TTTTATTGGCAGAATTAGAATGTGTCGAGTTCATGATATGATGCGTGAGGTTATTTTATCTAGGTCAGAGGACTTAGGTTTCCATATGGTCTCAATACAAAACTACTCAAGTTTTGATAGGATTGCTGGACGCCTCTCAATTCGGAATAATGTAGATACTCCTTTGAAGTGTATTACCAGTTCCAAAACTCGTTCTATTCTCATTTTGGGAGTAGATCAAGTGCCCAATGCTTTTCTTACTACTTGTTTTTGTAAATTTCAAACTCATGAAAATTATGGATTTCGAAGGTGCTCCTATAAATCACATTCCTAAGGAAGTAGGCAACTTATTCCATCTAAGATATTTAAGCTTGAGAGATACAAAAGTGCAGGTGCTTCCAAAGTCCATAGGTAAACTACAGAACTTAGAGGCTTTGGATTTGAAACGTTCCCTTGTGTACAAGCTACCAATGGAGATCAATGGGCTCTGTAAGCTACGATACCTCGTGGCCTACATTGGAAACAATAATATTGACGTTAATTTTGGTTCTCGAAGACCAGTAAAGATACAAAGTAGCATTGAGTCTTTAAAGTCCTTGGAGAAGCTTTATAATGTGGAAGCCGACTGTGCTGCCCTTGTTGAAGAGTTAGGAAGGTTGACGCAGTTGAGAAAGTTAGAAATCTCTAAACTAAAGAGGGAACACGGGATGTCTTTGTGCACTGCATTGGAAAAAATGAGCTACCTTCGATCGTTGTGACTCAGTTCaacaagtgaagaagaaaatcttgaattGCAATCAATGTCTTCTGCAAATTATTTTCCTATTGCTTTATCTTTCTCTCTATTGGCCATGTATtgacaagtttatgttcatttcCGATACAAATCAGAGTCTGCATTTCTTCTTACAGAGTGTGACCCCGAATTTGTCTTTGGGTGGGGAAGTATTTTGGGCTGGTCAGCATTGAAAGTCAGGTATTGGCTATGCTGCTCGTTACAACACTGACAAGGTGGTAATGTAGTTTGGTTTTCATCTGGTGTCATGTGTTTGTATCTGAAAAAATATCTGATTTGTATTCTTTTTAGAGCTGTATTAATTTTGGATGGTAATGTTAATGTTTTATGGAAAAtttcttgcttttgtttttctcatATTGCTACACAAGAATGTGCACTGGAAATATTAGATAAATATGTGAGAATTATATTACTGTTTCTGGTTGTGACAGGCTTGAATCTGAGACTAAGGACCTGCATTTTAACACTCTTTAATCTCCCTGCATTTTACAATGTTTTGGCTGCAGGTTGCCACGGGGCAAGTTGCCAGCACTGGAATGGTTGCACTCAGTTATGTTCAGAAAGTTTCTGAGAAGGTAAGAAAGTTGCATTGTTAGAAAACTTATGTGTAGATATACTCATTTACACTGTTTTCTTCTATTTAGGTTTCTCTAGCATCAGAATTTATGTACAACTACCTGTCAAGAGACTTCACCGCAAGTGTTGGCTATGATTACATTCTTAGACAGGTGAATTCTGCTTTTGCAAATTTTATACTACCTATTGAAAGTGACTACTTGCTAGGTGTTTTATTACTTTGGGGTTTATCAGCTGATTTTGCAAAATAGATTGTTTATCTGCTAATGCTATTATGACTTGTAATGAGGATTCAGTTCAGTGAAGCTGTTCTCATATATTGATATTCTATTAATTAATGTGGTATGGGGTGGTTTATCAAAATTGTTTTCTAGCTTAATACCAATTGACaaacaatcaattttttcttaatacCTTCGCACGTTTGTTAGTTTCGTATGTGAGTTTTTGTGTAGATTTAAGTTATATAGAGTGCGTGCGGAAATAAGTTATGTAGATGCGTGTGCATGTGTTATCTCCCAATTCCTTTGAGCCCAATTCACAAACACACGTTTAGTTTTGTAAGAACATCTCCAGCAgcttctccaaatttttgtactgtttggagaatgaacagtgacatttagattttatctatccactttttcaaatacacttccaacatattctctatctcatttaaatattatttcttcattcattatttattctttttttaatcatcatttattctttttttaacaattatatttttcaatgagaagtattatgttcacaacattttacgcaatacttttacaacaaaatttatgtgaaaagttgttactagttctaatttgaactcaccactgaaattatttttttactcgccaatattaactaataacaatctattacttaaaatttattgtgaaaatattgtaaaaatattgtggtagtattttttaattaaatttttttattttttatattattttttttcttttcatttaattttcatccacgtttcatttctttttttctttttcttgtttttctcctccacacaagACACACAGCcccctcttctttttattttctttttcacctcaAGAACATTCCAGCGCTTcacataagagagagagagagagagagagagagattggctTGGGCCACCACCGCATGCATCTCCATTGCCACTCCAGCATCTCCACCGTTGCTCGTCGTCCTCCCCACCGATCGGCTTGGGTTAGATCagcttgttctttttttttttttttttcatatttgctttttctaattcaactttattttaagaattggattttgttttgtgttttgtgtttggattatgtgaGAAACGGGGTTAGCTcggcttgttttttttttttttttttttttttttttttttttttcatatttgcttgttctaattcaactttattttaagaattagattttgttttgtattttgtgtttggattatgtgagaaacgtagagaatgagagaaaaaaaagaaatctggaggagagagaaagaattgatatAATAGTAGCTGAGataattttttaagcaaaaaaattgatttgaaggtGCTACAATGTTCTCTAGATTTAGAGAATTactgtagcaacttcaaaaaaaatttggagaaccTGCGCGTTTGGAGAAGCCGCTGGAGCGTGAATAGTAACATTTGGTGGTCCAAAAATGACTTTACAGTGGCTGTTGGAGACGCTCAAATACCCCCATAATAATTTGTTATGGGGTATGCATGTGTTGTCCCCCAATTCCTTTGAGCCCAATCCACATACCcgaaaataaatttgatttgcTGAAAAACCCTCTATTATATTTATTCCACAAAAAAAGGCCGTGGAAGTCTTACAAGAGAGAAAAAGCTTGGGCTCCCTGCCCATCTCTGACCAGGCCCAGAGCTATTACAAGAATGAATATCATCGAACTTTTATAGCTAAAATATCTTAGCCACAACATTCCAAGCAGCAGCATCACctgcttttttttattgtgaagcACTGAAGCACATCACATGcaagagaataaagaaaaagataaagcgaaaaaggaaaaaagagaattCAAAGAGAGAAAACTGTGGGGCTTAATAATAGGGGGACATTTGTGTGAAATTTATGTGAAATTAATAAGCAAgacagattattattattttgtgtgtgtgtgtgtgtgtgtgtgtgatcaAGTTTGAAGCCAGAGTCAGACACACTTATCAACGTTACTAATTCTCTCATCTTCAACCCAAGCCATCGTCGAATTCGGAGGTGGTCTGATCCCTCATCTCTTGACTCTTGCTCTAAACCTCTTCCTCTCTGCCTCGCTACTCAACTTCAAACCCAACCCCCCATGGCCCAAGCTTGACCGGATTAAGCCTTTTATTAAATGATTTCAATCAGCCCACACGGTAAGCCCAGGTTCTTTAGCCAAGATCCAAATCCATATAACTCTAAACCCATAGGCTCAGTCGGCccacattttaaacaatttcAACCTAGCCCACAAACAAACTCAGAACCAAGCCCAGGTCCAAAGACAACCAAATTTAAACCCAACTCACCACACGCTCTCCTCCAACCTAGATCCACCACGCAAAACACAACACctaggtctgtttggataccttcttctttatttatttatttattattattattattattattattattattattatcggGGTTTAAAGCTGAATTCAGCTgggctttaaaaaattttgtggcgTGGGTAGTGGATGACGGCAGTttgtttaattaaaataaaaggagggAAGCCGAACCCTAATTGTTTTTTTAGGAACAGCTGAGCCGAACTCTAATTTACCTTGAGTCCGCTAAAACCTAAACCATAGCCTcttaatttctttctctttctctgtaAAACTGAAGCGCCAAAAATGTCAGACAACATCAACAAAAACTTAATACTTGGATCTCCATGGGAATATTTACCTGATGAGATTGTAACCGATATTTTCCTACGTCTACCTATCAAATCCATAATTATCTGTACCTCTGTCTCAAAAACTTGGAAATCCCTAATCCAAAACCCCACTTTTATTTCCAACCATCTCCACCACTCctacaccaccaccaccaacaaccacAACCTCCTCCTCATCAGTTCCCACAATAAGGAACTATATTGCGCATTGCATAACGAAGATGATCCTTATTTCAGTAAACACACTAGATTTGATTGTCATCCTGCCTTGGGTTCCTCTAATGGATTATTATATTTGGTCGGTACTTGTAATGGCCTGCTCTGCCTTTCCAACACTTATGACATTAATAGATTCTTTCTGCTGAATCCTTCTGGTAGAAAGTTCGTGGAACTTCCTTTACCCAATGTCACTTTACACAATTATTTCGAACCGTCTCTTGGGTTTGGATATGATTCCAAAACTAATGATTATAAAGTGGTGAGGGCTGTGAGCTTAAAGTTAATGGAGGATAGTTGTGTCTTTCAAAATCCTCAACCCCCCGTGGTCGAGGTTTACTCGCTCTCCACTGGTCAATGGAAAATGCTTAGTGCTCCTGTATGTGTTGTATTATACGGTAATTGTCAGAAACAAGCATTTGTCAATGGGGCGCTGCATTGGCTTGCTTCAAGGATTACTACCACTAATGATGGAAAAAATAAAGTACATTTTGTTTTGGTGCTTGATTTGGGGGACGAGGTCTTCCATGAAATACTGCTGCCGGAGAGTCTTCAATATGATCTGTGTACGTCTGTTTCTGTATATGGAAATTCCATTGCTATGTTTCAAAGTGATTCTTATGATTGTATTTTGAATATATGGGTGATGAAAGAGTATGGTGTTGCCTCATCATGGATGAAAGTTCATCAAAATCGAACATTATCCATACTAAGGGCAGTAGGTTTTAGGAGGAATGGTGAGGTTGTACTGCAAATGTTTTCTGGAGGAAGGCTTGTCTCGTGGAATCCAGAGAGCCAAAAGATTAAGGAACTTAGGATTATTGGATTTAGTTTTACTTTTGTTGGTTATTATGTTGAGAATCTAGTTTTGCTTGACAAAACCGCCAACGGTGCAGTTACATATAGAAGAAAATCAGTAAGATGCATTTCATACTTAttctttttatggtttttcatttatttctttaCATATACTTGACATTGATCATACATTACATGTGAATACAAAATGCTCGattctaaaaattccttactaGTTGCAAACTCTGCTATGCACAGGAattttcatataattatattgttGAATTTACTGTCCATGTCCAAACCCAAGCCCCCTTCTTGATGAGATTTGGTGATGGGACCTTTGGCATAGGCCTTTCTTCAAACAATTTAAGGGATGGCATAAGTCACAGAACAAAGGCGTCCAGGTAGTGAATGAGAATCGTAGAGATTTTAGGAAATtggtttgaattgtttttagaaTAACTTTAAACAATGAATAATTCTTTAACCTTCAGTTTCAAATTCATTCAAAACCCTGCaccaaaacaataattaattctCCCAATAAAGTAGTTATGCTTAGATGTATTGTTTTGTTGACTAGATTTCCTtccattgtttttcttttctttctctttctcccttgTTTATGATTTAGGATTTTCTGCTACACAACTGTACAAACTAGAAGCAAAAGGCCAACACCAGTggaaacaataaaaagaaaatctagGTAAATAGAAGACATCAACCTAAAACTACTATTGTTATTCAAAATGAAATGTCACAATTATTTCAGAATTTTTTATGGTTGAGGATTTCTTTCATCAAGCAGCCTTTTTAAGAGAGCCAAAAGTCTTGTAATTCAACTGGTTGATGAGCcaaaagtcttgtaactcaattggttgACACCTCCTAGCATTTTCAAAGGAGAAAATCCATGGCTTTAATCCCTTCTCTcccaattattaaattaaaaaaaaaaaaaaatctagcctCTTTAGGAGCCATCATTTATCTTTTTGAATATATATCCATTTCATTTATATAGAGTAGTGCTTTTCACCTTTTGACAACAAATAGTtgtacctctttttttttttttttcctcaagacTTCTCTAAATGTTAAGTATTTGAAATCTTTTTGTATCAAAGTGTACTTTGTTTATGAAATTtgaagaatcttttttttttttttagttagtttTTTGGGTTGGTTTGGACACGAATGTTGGTCTACCTAAGCTTGTGTTTTGGTTGCTCAAACATATTCATATGTGCCACTAATGGAGACAAGTGATAGAGGTGAAATATGGTTGTGTATGGGGTGGCTGGTGTACTAGTTCTGTTAATGGTCCATATGGTTTTggtttgtggaaaaatattagtcGGGGATGGCCTACTTTTTCTTGCTACATTCTgtatgatattggtgatggATCTAGGGTGAAGTTTTGGAAAAACCATTGGTGTGGTGAGACATCTCTTGCAGTAAACTATCCtgaattgtttagattttgctGAGATAAGGAGGCTAGTGTGGTTGAGCTTATGAAGTCCACTAATGGAGTCCTCTTTTGGGATGTAAGTTTCTTTAGGGGTGTGCGTACTCGGGAATTAGAGGCTATGTCAGGTTTCATGGATACCATTTATGGTTCTTCAGTAAGGGGGTTTGGTAAGGATAAGATGTGTTGGAAACCTGATATAGACAAAGGGTTCATGGTTAAGGATTATTATAGTATTTAAGTGGGCTCTAATGACTACtgttttccttggaaaagtatttggaaatAGAAGATTTCTTCTCGAAtagttttctttgtttggactgctgcTTTAGGAAAATGCTTGATGGTTGATAATTTATGAAAAAGGAAGGTTTGGATCCTagattggtgctacatgtgcaagtgtaatggtgaatcggttgacCATCTCTTTCTGCATTGTCCGGTTGCTATTGATTTGTGATCTATGGtgttgggtttatttggagaaAGTTGGGCTATGCCACAATTTGTTGTGGGGCTTCTAGCTTGTTGGTAAGGCAGGTTTGGTCATTATCAAAATGGCCATATTTAGTTAATTGTTTTCCATTGCTTAATGTGatgtctttggagggagagaaataatTGGTGTTTTGAAGATAATGAATGATCCATACCAGACtttaagttatttttctttagaactttattgGATTGGTTGGTTGCTATGCGAAACcaatcattcttttcttttcttgatttccttgattcttataatttttgtacttgAATTGTTGACCCCTTGTACACTACCTGTCTACTAGGATATTTcatttttgatatcaataaaacttattacttaaaaaaaaaaaaaaattcatatgtgCCACTTGTGTCTGAAATAGAACTTTAAAATGATTTTCCCCTAGTGTGTTTGATATGGTGCCTTAGGTTTGGTGTTGATTCGATTTGATGACCAGCTATTATGCTTAAATTTATTCATGTGTGGTATTAAGGAGTAGTCATACGAAATTTGGACTTAGAGCATTTGTtggaacctttttcttttcgaTAAGTAGAGCATTTTTTGGAACTTTTAAgcttttatcattattttttatgggatctccatcacttttgtggaaaaaaTACACttaaatactaaaaactttTGGGTAGAAAGGATTATTGGCAAGTATGATCCTTCCGCATCAATatgcttatatatttttatagtttGCTGAAAGATTAGACTGTTAATTGTTTCCTTGTGTACAATTGTCTTGCTAATTAAAATGGTAATCCCATGGAACAATGATATGAGTTTAACTTGGAAACTTTTGTTATCTAGTTTATAGTTGTTATGAGCCTTGAAGGGCATAGGACATGGTTCGAGTTTTGAGATAAAAATTGTGTTGAGGTATGATTTGCGCGAAATACCTGATATCTTCTCAATGCTTATCTCTAGGATGATGGGTGGTTGAATTTGAATTAGGAAAGTGTGCTTGAGGGAGAAGTACTGTCAccctgattttcaaaaaaatgcattaatttCTAACCAAACTCTGTTTCCCGTGCTTAGGCTGCcaaaaggccatcttcaaggGCAAGTTTTAGGCTCCTAGCTTGTTTTCCAATGTAGGTAGTTTAATAGTACTAAAATTCAAACTGTTGTTTTTCTATATGTTAATAATACAAATAACGTAAATTTGTTGAGGACAAGTAGAAGagctatttatttttaataaagagtagctatgttttgattttgttaaacaagatcatttttaattaaaatggtAGTGTATAATTGTGTTTATAT
Coding sequences within:
- the LOC126692387 gene encoding F-box protein CPR1-like, which produces MSDNINKNLILGSPWEYLPDEIVTDIFLRLPIKSIIICTSVSKTWKSLIQNPTFISNHLHHSYTTTTNNHNLLLISSHNKELYCALHNEDDPYFSKHTRFDCHPALGSSNGLLYLVGTCNGLLCLSNTYDINRFFLLNPSGRKFVELPLPNVTLHNYFEPSLGFGYDSKTNDYKVVRAVSLKLMEDSCVFQNPQPPVVEVYSLSTGQWKMLSAPVCVVLYGNCQKQAFVNGALHWLASRITTTNDGKNKVHFVLVLDLGDEVFHEILLPESLQYDLCTSVSVYGNSIAMFQSDSYDCILNIWVMKEYGVASSWMKVHQNRTLSILRAVGFRRNGEVVLQMFSGGRLVSWNPESQKIKELRIIGFSFTFVGYYVENLVLLDKTANGAVTYRRKSEASVVELMKSTNGVLFWDVSFFRGVRTRELEAMSGFMDTIYGSSVRGFGKDKMCWKPDIDKGFMVKDYYSI